In a genomic window of Tissierella sp. Yu-01:
- a CDS encoding catalase gives MDGKKTKVNKKHEQLETFRVKDEGKALTTNQGLKIAEDEFSLKAGERGPTLMEDFHFREKITHFDHERIPERVVHARGFGAHGEFQVYESMKEYTKAKFLQEPSVKTPVFVRFSTVIGFRGSADTVRDVRGMATKFYTEEGNYDLVNNNMGVFFIQDAIKFPDVIHANKPEPHNEIPQATAAHDTFWDFIVNNQETAHQVMWIMSDRAIPRSFRMMESFSINTFRFVNEKGISHFVRFHWKPMLGVHSLVWDEAQKIAGKDPDFNRRDLFEAIEDGSFPEWELGVQLIKEEDEFKFDFDILDPTKVWPEEDIPVRIIGKMTLNRNVDNFFAETEQVAFHPGHVVPGIDFSNDPLLQGRLFSYTDTQLIRLGGPNFHEIPINKPIVPVNNNQRDGYHRQMINMGEVSYHRNSLANGTPSTTSEDEGGYLHYQEKIDGKKVQRRSDSFKDHFSQATMFWNSMSDPEKKHIIDAFSFEVGRVKSKEIKQMVVDMFANVNIDMAMNIAINLGVNPPKIQTPSNITKSSPALSQENTIRSLKTRKVAVILADGFKEGISETLKNLKSEGLKVEIISGKQGKIRGEDNKELDVDDTFLTSHSVLFDAVYAIGGKDFCEKFNKDAVNFIKDAYMHYKPIGASFDGKKWLVENNMADGVGVVVEDDMNVFLEKFKESMLAHRHWNRCIY, from the coding sequence ATGGACGGGAAGAAAACAAAGGTAAATAAGAAGCATGAACAGCTTGAGACTTTTAGAGTTAAGGATGAAGGTAAAGCACTGACCACTAATCAAGGTTTAAAAATAGCGGAGGATGAATTTTCCTTAAAAGCTGGAGAACGTGGCCCCACACTGATGGAAGATTTTCACTTTAGGGAAAAAATAACACATTTTGACCATGAGAGGATACCAGAAAGAGTAGTTCATGCAAGAGGATTTGGGGCCCATGGGGAATTTCAAGTATATGAATCTATGAAAGAATATACCAAAGCAAAATTCTTACAGGAACCATCAGTTAAGACACCTGTTTTTGTGCGATTTTCAACTGTTATAGGGTTTAGGGGATCTGCAGACACCGTTAGAGATGTTAGAGGTATGGCTACAAAGTTTTATACCGAAGAAGGTAACTATGATTTAGTTAATAATAATATGGGGGTATTCTTTATCCAGGATGCCATAAAGTTTCCGGATGTTATACATGCAAATAAACCGGAGCCGCATAATGAGATACCCCAAGCTACAGCGGCTCATGATACATTTTGGGATTTTATTGTAAATAATCAGGAAACAGCACATCAAGTAATGTGGATTATGTCTGATAGAGCTATTCCACGTAGTTTTAGAATGATGGAAAGCTTTAGCATCAATACCTTCCGTTTTGTAAATGAAAAAGGTATATCTCATTTTGTAAGATTCCATTGGAAGCCTATGCTAGGGGTTCATTCTCTTGTATGGGATGAGGCACAAAAAATAGCTGGTAAAGATCCAGATTTTAATAGACGAGATTTATTTGAAGCAATAGAAGATGGAAGTTTCCCTGAATGGGAGCTAGGTGTCCAACTTATAAAAGAGGAAGATGAATTTAAATTTGACTTTGATATACTTGATCCAACTAAGGTATGGCCGGAGGAGGATATTCCAGTAAGGATAATTGGGAAGATGACCCTAAATCGAAATGTCGATAATTTCTTTGCTGAGACTGAGCAAGTAGCTTTTCATCCAGGTCATGTAGTGCCTGGTATTGATTTTAGTAATGACCCATTACTACAAGGAAGATTATTCTCATATACAGATACGCAATTAATACGACTTGGTGGTCCAAACTTCCATGAGATTCCTATTAATAAGCCAATAGTTCCAGTAAATAATAATCAACGAGATGGCTATCATAGACAAATGATTAATATGGGTGAAGTAAGCTACCATAGGAATTCCCTTGCCAATGGTACCCCAAGTACTACTAGTGAGGATGAAGGTGGGTATCTGCACTATCAGGAGAAGATAGATGGGAAGAAAGTACAAAGAAGAAGTGATAGCTTCAAAGATCATTTTTCACAAGCCACAATGTTCTGGAATAGTATGAGTGATCCTGAAAAGAAGCATATTATAGATGCTTTTAGCTTTGAAGTTGGAAGAGTTAAGAGTAAGGAAATAAAGCAGATGGTTGTAGATATGTTTGCAAATGTGAATATAGATATGGCTATGAATATAGCGATTAATTTAGGAGTTAATCCTCCAAAGATACAGACTCCATCTAACATAACTAAATCCTCACCAGCACTTAGCCAGGAGAATACTATTAGAAGTCTTAAAACCAGAAAAGTTGCTGTTATTTTGGCTGATGGCTTTAAAGAAGGCATATCTGAAACATTAAAGAATCTTAAATCAGAAGGGCTTAAAGTAGAAATTATCAGTGGTAAACAAGGAAAAATAAGAGGAGAAGATAATAAGGAATTGGATGTAGATGATACATTTTTAACTTCACATTCTGTTCTTTTCGATGCAGTTTATGCCATCGGTGGGAAAGATTTTTGCGAGAAATTTAATAAAGATGCAGTTAACTTTATTAAGGATGCATATATGCATTATAAGCCTATTGGTGCCAGTTTTGATGGTAAGAAGTGGTTAGTTGAAAATAACATGGCAGATGGCGTAGGTGTAGTAGTCGAAGATGACATGAATGTATTCCTTGAAAAATTCAAAGAATCAATGTTAGCACATCGACATTGGAATAGATGTATTTATTAG
- a CDS encoding heavy-metal-associated domain-containing protein, producing MKAATIQLETLTCPSCMQKIEGALKSLDGIDKDTAKVSFNTSKVKLDFDEDKISIEEIESAITKLGYDVLKSKVK from the coding sequence ATGAAAGCAGCAACAATCCAATTGGAAACTTTAACATGTCCATCATGTATGCAAAAAATTGAAGGTGCACTGAAAAGTTTAGACGGTATCGATAAAGATACAGCAAAAGTATCATTTAACACAAGCAAAGTGAAGCTAGACTTCGATGAAGATAAGATTTCGATAGAAGAAATAGAAAGTGCAATTACAAAATTAGGTTATGATGTTCTTAAGTCTAAAGTAAAATAG
- a CDS encoding heavy metal translocating P-type ATPase produces the protein MQKLILRNKNSITVISGILIAIGFISHWTVGNMDIFTWSLIIASILGLAPIAIQAYQALRVKVVSIDVLVTIAVLGAFLIQNFEESAIVTFLFLFGAFLEQRTLNKTRSAIKELTEMAPESALKQMENGEFEEVEVDDVDVGDILLVKTGAKVPVDGTVLTGEGSINEASITGESIPVQKEKGSNVFAGTILDNGTIQIVADRVGEDTTFGKIIELVEEAQDSKSEAERFIDRFSKYYTPAVLVISFIVWLFSQDVELAITILVLGCPGALVIGVPVSNVAGIGNGARHGVLLKGSEVISDFSRLDTMVFDKTGTLTVGNPSVAEKEYYGDNVNQVLGYLASVERESDHPLAKAVLEEIGEITFFIVEDTEVVKGGGIVASVNGHRIAVGNVALMDRENVKLNEKAKADVARFEKNGNSLVLTSVDGELKVLMGVRDQIRPRVREDLQKLKRLGVKNLVMLSGDNQGTVDVVSHELGLTEAHGNMLPEDKSAYIKKLIEEKGQIVAFVGDGVNDSPSLALAHIGIAMGSGTDVAIETSDVVLMNSDFSRLPHALGLTKATASNMKQNIFIAVGVVLVLLASVLFSEWMNMSIGMLVHEGSILVVILNGMRLLRYKQR, from the coding sequence ATGCAAAAACTCATTTTAAGAAATAAAAACTCCATTACTGTAATCAGTGGGATTCTAATAGCTATTGGATTTATTAGTCACTGGACAGTAGGCAATATGGATATTTTTACTTGGTCATTAATTATTGCCTCCATCTTAGGTTTAGCACCTATTGCTATTCAAGCATATCAAGCTTTAAGAGTAAAAGTGGTAAGTATTGATGTTTTAGTTACAATTGCAGTACTTGGTGCCTTTCTAATTCAAAACTTTGAAGAATCAGCAATTGTTACATTCTTATTCTTATTTGGTGCATTTTTAGAGCAACGTACCCTAAATAAAACTCGTTCAGCAATTAAAGAATTAACGGAAATGGCACCGGAAAGTGCGCTTAAACAAATGGAAAATGGGGAGTTTGAAGAGGTAGAAGTAGATGATGTTGACGTAGGTGATATACTGCTTGTTAAAACTGGTGCAAAGGTTCCTGTTGATGGTACAGTTTTAACTGGTGAAGGTAGTATAAATGAAGCAAGTATTACAGGGGAATCTATTCCTGTTCAAAAGGAAAAAGGTTCAAATGTATTTGCAGGTACAATCTTAGATAATGGAACTATTCAAATTGTTGCTGATCGTGTAGGCGAAGACACAACATTTGGTAAGATCATTGAGCTTGTAGAAGAAGCACAAGACTCAAAATCAGAAGCAGAACGTTTCATAGACCGCTTCTCAAAATATTATACACCAGCAGTTCTTGTAATATCATTTATAGTATGGTTATTCTCACAAGATGTTGAACTGGCAATTACTATTCTGGTTTTAGGTTGTCCAGGTGCTTTAGTTATTGGTGTACCAGTATCTAACGTTGCGGGTATCGGAAATGGAGCACGTCATGGGGTCTTACTAAAAGGTAGTGAAGTGATTAGCGACTTCAGTAGATTAGATACAATGGTATTTGACAAGACAGGTACTTTAACTGTGGGAAACCCATCAGTTGCAGAAAAAGAGTATTATGGAGATAATGTTAATCAAGTATTGGGTTATCTTGCAAGTGTTGAACGTGAATCAGATCATCCATTAGCAAAAGCAGTTTTGGAGGAAATTGGAGAAATAACATTTTTTATAGTTGAAGATACAGAGGTTGTAAAAGGTGGAGGAATTGTAGCTAGTGTCAATGGACACAGAATAGCTGTTGGTAATGTTGCCTTAATGGATAGAGAAAATGTTAAATTAAATGAAAAGGCGAAAGCTGACGTAGCTCGCTTTGAAAAGAATGGAAACTCCCTTGTATTAACATCAGTTGATGGAGAATTGAAGGTATTGATGGGTGTTCGTGATCAGATACGTCCAAGGGTTAGAGAGGATCTACAGAAGCTAAAAAGATTAGGAGTAAAGAACCTTGTTATGCTATCAGGTGATAACCAAGGAACAGTTGACGTAGTTAGTCATGAGCTAGGATTAACGGAAGCCCATGGAAATATGTTACCAGAAGATAAATCAGCCTATATTAAAAAGTTAATTGAAGAGAAAGGTCAAATTGTTGCCTTTGTCGGCGACGGTGTTAATGATAGTCCTTCACTAGCTTTAGCCCATATTGGCATAGCCATGGGAAGTGGTACAGACGTAGCTATTGAAACATCAGATGTTGTATTGATGAATTCAGATTTTAGTCGTTTACCACATGCTCTAGGATTAACAAAAGCTACAGCTAGCAACATGAAACAAAACATTTTTATTGCTGTAGGCGTTGTATTAGTCTTATTAGCCAGTGTACTATTTAGTGAGTGGATGAACATGTCAATCGGTATGTTAGTACACGAAGGTAGTATCTTAGTTGTTATTTTAAACGGTATGAGATTATTACGTTATAAACAAAGATAA
- a CDS encoding iron-sulfur cluster repair di-iron protein, ric gives MKKFNEVKERNIEKLEQYVPVVARVHGGSHPEFHHVRKLFDEINEKMKSAGSENPELDNEFEELREITDNYTVPGDVCESYEAVYNMLGELDKAYHA, from the coding sequence ATGAAAAAATTTAATGAAGTGAAAGAAAGAAATATTGAGAAATTAGAGCAATATGTACCAGTTGTTGCAAGAGTTCATGGAGGTAGTCATCCAGAGTTCCACCATGTTCGCAAATTGTTTGATGAAATAAATGAAAAAATGAAAAGTGCAGGATCAGAAAATCCAGAATTAGATAATGAATTCGAAGAATTACGAGAAATTACAGATAACTATACGGTTCCAGGTGATGTATGTGAAAGCTATGAAGCTGTATACAATATGTTAGGTGAATTGGATAAGGCATATCATGCTTAA
- a CDS encoding spore coat protein: MTTINLSQKERMLLEDQKSHEEICIQKYTNYASQAQDPELKNLLNTYAQEEKQHYNTINQILSGQVPNMNQQQGQQQQNQQNQMSSQTTRGAGMDNSNDASICNDLLMTEKYVSGTYDTAIFECSDTNLRDTLNHIQKEEQKHGEGIFKYMESKGMYNVK, from the coding sequence ATGACAACAATAAATTTATCCCAAAAGGAAAGAATGTTATTAGAAGATCAAAAAAGTCATGAAGAGATATGTATTCAAAAGTATACTAACTATGCTAGTCAGGCACAGGATCCAGAGTTAAAGAACTTGCTTAACACATATGCTCAAGAGGAGAAGCAGCATTATAATACAATTAATCAGATTCTATCAGGTCAGGTTCCAAATATGAACCAACAACAAGGTCAGCAGCAACAAAATCAACAAAATCAAATGAGTTCTCAGACTACTAGAGGTGCTGGCATGGATAATAGCAATGATGCCTCGATTTGTAATGACTTACTTATGACTGAGAAGTATGTATCAGGTACATATGATACTGCTATATTTGAGTGTAGTGATACAAACTTACGTGATACACTTAATCATATACAAAAAGAAGAACAAAAGCATGGCGAAGGAATTTTTAAATACATGGAAAGTAAAGGCATGTATAACGTAAAATAA
- a CDS encoding chromate transporter, whose translation MYAKLFFMFIKIGFLSFGGGYPMMALIYEEGQRLLDLTSGEFADMLALELLSSGPVAINGATYIGYIKGGIIGSIIATIGVCVPSFILVSIVYFFLSKFYENPYIQGFLTAIKISCAGILLATALNLARGIFFLESGSVAWVGILIWFAGLISLVKYKVNAIQFIFAAAILGVILL comes from the coding sequence ATGTATGCTAAACTCTTTTTTATGTTTATAAAAATTGGATTTCTTAGTTTTGGTGGCGGGTATCCTATGATGGCACTAATATACGAAGAGGGTCAAAGATTATTAGACCTTACATCTGGTGAATTTGCTGATATGTTGGCCCTTGAACTGCTTTCATCAGGGCCTGTTGCCATAAATGGAGCTACCTATATAGGTTATATTAAGGGTGGCATAATTGGTTCGATTATTGCAACAATTGGCGTTTGTGTACCATCATTTATATTAGTAAGTATTGTTTATTTCTTTTTATCTAAGTTTTATGAAAATCCTTATATTCAAGGATTTTTAACGGCTATAAAGATTTCTTGCGCTGGAATATTACTTGCTACTGCATTAAACTTAGCAAGAGGTATTTTCTTTCTTGAATCTGGGAGTGTGGCTTGGGTTGGAATATTAATATGGTTTGCAGGATTAATATCATTGGTAAAATATAAGGTAAATGCAATTCAATTTATTTTTGCAGCAGCTATTTTAGGAGTGATTTTGTTATAG
- a CDS encoding chromate transporter: MRNSNKKTPQMMWEIFSVYFKAMLFAFTGGSVTLPILQQQLDDRYHLIDKDKVLEYFAVGQAMPGVISLNAGLMIGRDICGWPGALAAAFGTILPAFFGMLLVSITYSYINNLDWIKGAINGIRAASVAIIMSNAISIAKRGKFKWEFVLMIFSFTAVIFLNWSILTVILLSGSIGVLQVLYRKFRRAN; this comes from the coding sequence ATGAGAAATTCAAATAAGAAAACCCCCCAAATGATGTGGGAAATTTTTAGTGTTTATTTTAAAGCGATGTTATTTGCATTTACAGGTGGAAGTGTAACACTACCAATTCTTCAACAGCAATTAGATGACAGATATCATTTAATTGATAAAGATAAAGTATTAGAATACTTTGCTGTAGGCCAGGCAATGCCAGGTGTAATATCTCTAAATGCAGGATTGATGATTGGCAGAGACATCTGTGGTTGGCCAGGTGCATTAGCAGCTGCATTTGGAACAATACTGCCTGCTTTTTTTGGTATGCTATTAGTATCCATTACCTATTCTTATATTAATAATTTAGATTGGATAAAGGGTGCTATTAACGGAATTAGAGCTGCATCAGTTGCAATTATAATGTCTAATGCTATAAGCATAGCTAAAAGAGGAAAATTCAAATGGGAATTTGTATTGATGATATTTTCATTTACAGCTGTAATCTTTTTGAATTGGAGTATATTAACGGTTATCCTTCTTAGTGGGTCTATAGGAGTTTTACAAGTATTGTATAGAAAATTCAGGAGGGCTAACTAA